One Streptomyces lincolnensis genomic region harbors:
- a CDS encoding Stk1 family PASTA domain-containing Ser/Thr kinase: MSQDSAHGRYAGRALAGGRYQLRDLLGEGGMASVHLAYDAVLDRQVAVKTLHTELGREQAFRERFRREAQAVAKLTHTNIVSVFDTGEDELDGTTMPYIVMEYVEGRPLGSVLNADVQQYGAMPADKALKITADVLAALEISHEMGLVHRDIKPGNVMMTKRGVVKVMDFGIARAMQSGVTSMTQTGMVVGTPQYLSPEQALGRGVDARSDLYSVGIMLFQLVTGRLPFDADSPLAIAYAHVQEEPVAPSSINRSLPPAVDALVARALKKNPNERFPSAEAMRDECLRVASSFQPAAPSIVPGVQTSSGAGVGSAVFPPVDQTPPPQGSVQTPYQPAPTPSPYGAPHGTPPPSTPAPSYGYPQQGGYPTPGPTAYAPHQSPSTPPPYNLTPQPTTTASGGSGGGRSNKPVIVGSIVVSLLAVGGLLAALLLNSGGDDEAGGDSSASPSASATKAAGYRGPDTTKTVETTECTEPAESYNDPDQVRMPSFQYKNWDSVLKCLQAAGWHYKINKVDENTYGDGTVIQQFPDSGTDFDPKNPPKMQFDVSTGNPA; this comes from the coding sequence TGCTCGACCGCCAGGTCGCCGTCAAGACGCTCCACACCGAGCTGGGACGGGAACAGGCCTTTCGCGAGCGTTTCCGCCGTGAGGCCCAGGCCGTGGCCAAGCTCACGCACACCAACATCGTCTCGGTGTTCGACACCGGCGAGGACGAGCTGGACGGCACGACGATGCCGTACATCGTCATGGAGTACGTCGAGGGCCGCCCGCTCGGCTCGGTGCTCAACGCCGACGTGCAGCAGTACGGCGCGATGCCCGCCGACAAGGCGCTGAAGATCACCGCGGACGTGCTGGCGGCCCTGGAGATCAGCCATGAGATGGGGCTGGTCCACCGGGACATCAAGCCGGGCAACGTGATGATGACCAAGCGTGGCGTGGTGAAGGTGATGGACTTCGGCATCGCCCGCGCCATGCAGTCCGGTGTCACCTCCATGACCCAGACCGGCATGGTCGTCGGCACCCCGCAGTACCTCTCGCCGGAGCAGGCCCTCGGCCGCGGGGTGGACGCGCGTTCCGACCTCTACTCGGTCGGCATCATGCTGTTCCAGCTGGTCACCGGGCGGCTGCCGTTCGATGCGGACTCGCCGCTGGCCATAGCGTACGCACACGTCCAGGAGGAGCCGGTGGCTCCTTCCTCGATCAACCGTTCGCTGCCGCCGGCCGTGGACGCGCTGGTCGCCCGCGCGCTGAAGAAGAACCCGAACGAGCGTTTCCCGAGCGCCGAGGCGATGCGCGACGAGTGCCTGCGCGTGGCCTCGTCCTTCCAGCCTGCCGCTCCGAGCATCGTGCCGGGTGTGCAGACGTCGAGCGGCGCCGGTGTCGGCTCCGCGGTGTTCCCGCCGGTCGACCAGACGCCCCCGCCCCAGGGCAGCGTGCAGACGCCGTACCAGCCGGCCCCGACGCCGAGCCCGTACGGCGCCCCGCACGGCACCCCGCCTCCGTCGACGCCCGCCCCGTCGTACGGCTATCCGCAGCAGGGCGGCTACCCGACCCCGGGGCCGACGGCCTACGCGCCGCACCAGTCCCCGTCGACGCCGCCGCCGTACAACCTCACCCCGCAGCCCACGACCACGGCCTCCGGCGGGAGCGGGGGCGGCAGGAGCAACAAGCCGGTGATCGTCGGTTCGATCGTCGTCTCGCTGCTCGCCGTCGGCGGTCTGCTCGCGGCGCTGCTGCTGAACAGCGGCGGCGACGACGAGGCGGGTGGCGACAGCAGTGCCAGCCCCTCGGCCTCGGCGACCAAGGCGGCGGGCTACCGCGGTCCGGACACCACGAAGACGGTCGAGACGACCGAGTGCACCGAGCCGGCCGAGTCGTACAACGACCCCGACCAGGTGCGGATGCCGAGCTTCCAGTACAAGAACTGGGACTCGGTCCTCAAGTGCCTTCAGGCCGCCGGATGGCACTACAAGATCAACAAGGTGGACGAGAACACCTACGGCGACGGGACCGTGATCCAGCAGTTCCCCGACTCGGGCACCGACTTCGACCCGAAGAACCCGCCGAAGATGCAGTTCGACGTCTCCACGGGCAATCCGGCGTGA
- a CDS encoding bacterial proteasome activator family protein, with amino-acid sequence MEMPRNERSPENPQILVVGQDGMAIGGGGDDDSREVPVTEMVEQPAKVMRIGSMIKQLLEEVRVAPLDEASRVRLKEIHASSVKELEDGLAPELVEELERLSLPFTDEATPSDAELRIAQAQLVGWLEGLFHGIQTTLFAQQMAARAQLEQMRRALPPGVGHDGDDGGHPAGRSGGPYL; translated from the coding sequence ATGGAGATGCCGAGGAACGAACGGTCGCCGGAGAACCCCCAGATTTTGGTCGTGGGTCAGGACGGGATGGCCATCGGTGGCGGAGGCGACGATGACTCCCGCGAGGTTCCCGTGACGGAGATGGTCGAACAGCCGGCGAAGGTCATGCGGATCGGAAGCATGATCAAGCAGCTGCTCGAAGAGGTCCGGGTGGCTCCCCTCGACGAGGCGAGCCGGGTCCGGCTCAAGGAGATCCACGCCAGCTCGGTGAAGGAGCTGGAGGACGGTCTGGCCCCGGAGCTGGTCGAGGAGCTGGAGCGGCTCTCCCTGCCGTTCACGGACGAGGCGACCCCGAGCGACGCGGAACTGCGGATCGCGCAGGCGCAGTTGGTCGGCTGGCTGGAGGGCCTCTTCCACGGGATCCAGACCACCCTCTTCGCCCAGCAGATGGCCGCGCGGGCCCAGCTGGAGCAGATGCGCCGCGCCCTTCCGCCGGGCGTCGGCCACGACGGCGACGACGGCGGCCACCCGGCCGGCCGCTCGGGCGGCCCTTACCTGTAA